A window from Dioscorea cayenensis subsp. rotundata cultivar TDr96_F1 chromosome 10, TDr96_F1_v2_PseudoChromosome.rev07_lg8_w22 25.fasta, whole genome shotgun sequence encodes these proteins:
- the LOC120269962 gene encoding 60S ribosomal protein L5-like: MVFVKAQKTKAYFKRFQVKFKRRRQGKTDYRARIRLINQDKNKYNTPKYRFVVRFTNKDIIAQIVSASIAGDMILASAYAHELPRYGLEVGLTNYAAAYCTGLLLARRVLKMLEMDEEYQGNVEATGEDFSIEPAESRRPFRALLDVGLLRTTTGNRVFGALKGALDGGLDIPHSDKRFAGFKKDAKKLDADAHRNYIFGGHVVSYMRSLLDDETEKYQTHFSRYIKKGLEVDDIEEMYKKVHAAIRADPTAVKSTKEPPKQHKRYNLKKLTYEERKAKLVERLNALNSTADDDEDDDE; encoded by the exons ATG GTCTTTGTGAAAGCCCAAAAAACCAAAGCTTACTTCAAGCGGTTCCAAGTGAAATTTAAGAGAAGGCGAC AGGGAAAGACAGACTACCGGGCAAGGATCCGGTTGATTAATCAGGACAAGAACAAATACAACACACCCAAGTACCGATTTGTTGTCCGCTTT ACCAACAAGGATATTATTGCGCAAATAGTATCTGCAAGTATAGCAGGAGATATGATTTTAGCCTCTGCTTATGCCCATGAACTACCTCGTTACGGGCTTGAAGTGGGTCTCACTAATTATGCTGCAG CCTATTGCACCGGACTTCTGTTGGCTCGTCGTGTCTTGAAGATGCTTGAAATGGATGAGGAATATCAAGGAAATGTTGAA GCTACTGGAGAAGATTTCTCTATTGAACCAGCTGAGAGCAGGAGGCCTTTCCGTGCTCTCCTTGATGTGGGTCTTCTGAGGACTACAACTGGAAATCGTGTCTTTGGTGCTCTTAAG GGTGCATTAGATGGTGGTCTTGATATTCCTCATAGTGATAAGAGGTTTGCTGGCTTTaaaaaggatgctaagaaaCTTGATGCAGACGCTCACCGGAATTACATCTTTGGTGGGCATGTTGTATCTTACATGAGG TCCCTATTGGATGATGAAACAGAGAAGTATCAGACACATTTCAGCAGATACATAAAGAAAGGTCTTGAGGTTGATGATATTGAAGAAATGTACAAGAAGGTACATGCTGCAATCCGTGCAGATCCAACAGCAGTAAAATCCACCAAAGAACCACCAAAGCAGCACAAGAG GTATAACTTGAAGAAACTAACCTATGAGGAGAGGAAGGCTAAACTTGTTGAACGATTGAACGCACTCAATTCAactgctgatgatgatgaggatgatgatgagtaA
- the LOC120270968 gene encoding uncharacterized protein LOC120270968: protein MGGLTIISPQPSSSMSRSHYHTHKAFLLTNYLLLGAASSCIFLTLSLRLIPSPSGLLLDFLHALTIAGAIYACATIAAHPSPSGSWYAFHMISTVLAAIFQGAVAVLVFTRTDDFLAALKSYVREEDAVVILRMTGGLGIAMFCLEWMALALAFVLRYYAYVEDSNGSLAMVRRSAKVQHEEDLSNWPWPFQV from the coding sequence ATGGGAGGCCTAACCATCATCAGCCCTCAGCCATCATCCTCCATGTCCAGGTCACACTACCACACCCACAAAGCCTTCCTCTTGACCAACTACCTCCTCCTTGGCGCCGCCTCCAGCTGCATCTTCCTCACGCTGTCTCTCCGTCTCATCCCATCCCCGTCTGGTCTCCTCCTCGACTTCCTCCATGCACTCACCATCGCCGGAGCTATCTACGCCTGCGCCACCATAGCCGCCCACCCCTCCCCCTCCGGTAGCTGGTATGCCTTCCACATGATCTCCACTGTGCTCGCTGCCATCTTCCAAGGCGCTGTTGCAGTGCTCGTCTTCACCAGGACCGATGACTTCCTCGCTGCATTGAAGTCATATGTTCGGGAGGAAGATGCAGTTGTTATTCTCCGGATGACAGGCGGGCTCGGCATTGCTATGTTCTGCTTGGAGTGGATGGCTCTGGCACTGGCCTTTGTGTTGAGGTACTATGCTTATGTGGAGGACAGCAATGGTAGTTTGGCTATGGTGAGGAGGAGTGCTAAGGTGCAGCATGAAGAGGATCTCAGCAACTGGCCATGGCCTTTCCAGGTCTAG
- the LOC120270969 gene encoding LOW QUALITY PROTEIN: protein FAM136A-like (The sequence of the model RefSeq protein was modified relative to this genomic sequence to represent the inferred CDS: deleted 2 bases in 1 codon), which translates to MEHIAAAQDRLVTERIRRKLEEVNFEAQNQLAPIQDHVNFNLQQAYFKCAYECFDRRRRQEEINNCVEHCSVPALQANNLVETEMAMFQERMNRSLMVCQDKFEAAKSSGSRQMPLNDLESCVDQAIEDNKRVLPLIASRLKASFVHQLIQHHLTKI; encoded by the exons ATGGAGCACATAGCGGCGGCGCAGGATCGACTCGTGACGGAGAGAATCCGAAGGAAGCTCGAAGAAGTCAACTTCGAGGCTCAGAACCAGCTTGCACCCATCCAAGACCACGTCAATTTCAATCTCCAG CAAGCTTACTTCAAATGCGCGTATGAGTGCTTTGATCGGAGGCGGCGGCAGGAGGAGATCAACAACTGCGTGGAGCACTGCAGCGTCCCTGCGCTTCAAGCTAACAATTTGGTAGAGACGGAAATGGCCATGTTCCAA GAGCGCATGAATCGGTCACTGATGGTGTGCCAAGACAAGTTCGAGGCTGCGAAA TCCAGCGGATCAAGACAGATGCCTTTGAATGACTTAGAATCCTGTGTAGACCAGGCCATTGAAGACAACAAACGAGTCCTCCCCCTCATCGCTAGTCGATTGAAGGCCTCCTTTGTCCATCAACTGATTCAGCATCACCTCACAAAAATTTAG
- the LOC120269943 gene encoding uncharacterized protein LOC120269943 encodes MIGFKKYNQKATFAACEEIAAALPGKTILDVGLRCEWLLVAKKIKTLSNYHMVRPLAHMSSEDNCEARRNLLDSTEDILKKVRENPQTNENMELLYSALKNIVKFMEYYWTNGAQK; translated from the exons ATGATAGGGTTCAAAAA GTACAACCAGAAGGCCACTTTTGCCGCATGTGAGGAAATTGCTGCAGCATTGCCTGGAAAGACAATCCTCGATGTGGGCCTGAGGTGTGAATGGTTGTTGGTGGCA aaaaaaataaaaactctctCAAATTATCATATGGTGCGGCCATTAGCACACATGTCTAGCGAAG aTAATTGTGAGGCGAGAAGAAACCTCCTTGACTCAACTGAAGATATTCTGAAGAAAGTTCGTGAAAATCCCCAG acAAACGAAAACATGGAACTTCTCTACAGTGCATTGAAGAATATTGTCAAATTTATGGAGTATTACTG GACTAATGGTGCCCAAAAGTGA